In Quercus lobata isolate SW786 chromosome 12, ValleyOak3.0 Primary Assembly, whole genome shotgun sequence, a genomic segment contains:
- the LOC115970724 gene encoding cyclin-dependent kinase F-4, producing the protein MMERYKLIKEVGDGTFGCVWRAINKETGEVVAIKKMKKKYYSWEECVNLREVKSLRKMSHPNIVKLKEVIRENDILYFVFEYMEWNLYQLMKDREKLFSEAEVRNWCFQVFQGLTYMHQRGYFHRDLKPENLLVTKDIIKIADFGLAREINSQPPYTEYVSTRWYRAPEVLLQSYLYSSKVDMWAMGAIMAELFTLRPLFPGISEADEIYKICSVIGSPTKDSWADGLCLARDINYQFPQFSGVHLSVLVPSASNDAISLMTSLCSWDPSKRPTAAEALQHPFFQSCFYVPPSLRSRVAVARTPPSARTRGALEQQSAKRHSGAFTTSKLTSNYPSPKLHASLSTGVQRKLDLVDQDMSKNDKSLKSSVKQPRYRPPGKNSPTSTNKGKTGRGVLEATEKLANMTLGSRRQSVGQPRHSPMKTGVQCPPMKAGVQWNSGSGDMFLRHAQDIQHGRTYSRKVVG; encoded by the exons ATGATGGAGAG GTACAAGTTAATCAAGGAAGTTGGAGATGGAACATTCGGATGTGTTTGGCGAGCTATTAATAAGGAGACTGGTGAAGTT GTTGCAattaagaagatgaagaaaaagtaTTACTCATGGGAGGAGTGCGTAAATTTGAGAGAAGTGAAG TCATTACGGAAAATGAGTCATCCAAATATTGTGAAGCTTAAGGAAGTCATTAGGGAAAATGACATCTTGTATTTCGTGTTTGAGTACATG GAATGGAACCTATACCAACTCATGAAAGACAGGGAAAAGCTTTTCTCTGAAGCTGAAGTCAGAAATTggtgttttcaagtttttcaaGGTCTTACTTACATGCATCAGCGTGGATATTTTCATCGTGACCTTAAGCCAG AAAACTTGTTGGTTACAAAGGACATAATCAAGATTGCTGATTTTGGTCTTGCTCGGGAAATCAACTCGCAACCACCATATACGGAATATGTCTCGACACGTTG GTATCGAGCCCCTGAAGTGCTGCTTCAGTCATACCTTTATAGCTCTAAAGTTG ATATGTGGGCAATGGGTGCTATAATGGCTGAATTGTTCACTCTCCGTCCTCTTTTTCCGGGTATTAG TGAAGCAGATGAGATATACAAAATATGCAGTGTTATCGGCAGTCCAACTAAGGATTCCTGGGCTGATGGACTTTGTTTGGCAAGGGATATCAACTACCAGTTTCCCCAG TTTTCTGGTGTTCATCTTTCTGTATTGGTTCCATCTGCAAGCAATGATGCGATCAGCCTTATGACA TCACTTTGTTCTTGGGATCCTTCCAAGAGGCCAACAGCTGCTGAGGCCCTTCAGCATCCTTTCTTCCAG AGTTGCTTTTATGTTCCACCATCCCTGCGTTCCAGGGTTGCAGTTGCTAGAACACCTCCCTCTG CCAGAACAAGGGGAGCATTGGAACAACAATCTGCTAAGAGACATTCTGGGGCTTTTACTACTTCAAAGTTAACCAGCAATTATCCTTCTCCTAAGTTACATGCTTCCTTAAGCACAG GTGTGCAACGCAAGCTGGATTTGGTTGACCAG GACATGAGTAAGAATGATAAATCTCTCAAGAGCTCTGTTAAACAACCAAGATATCGGCCACCAGGAAAGAACAGCCCAA CCTCCACTAACAAGGGGAAGACTGGTCGGGGAGTTTTGGAGGCAACTGAGAAGTTAGCAAACATGACCCTTGGTTCTCGGAGGCAGTCTGTTGGGCAGCCACGTCACTCTCCCATGAAGACTGGAGTCCAGTGCCCACCCATGAAGGCTGGAGTCCAGTGGAATTCTGGATCCGGCGACATGTTTCTCAGGCATGCCCAGGACATTCAGCATGGCAGAACATATTCGAGGAAAGTTGTGGGTTGA
- the LOC115972126 gene encoding zinc finger protein 830, which produces MDAQARKKAVYRAKLNAKKKDKRIDSPLVRYNELEQPVCRVCDLVLKSESHWDAHQVSRKHHEAINTIKANAAGLTRVNNVKAEPHKELIKPKSTELLSVKPESSPEVPKNQSSSSVLPPNFFDNNEMKKLKTGKDSLKSVQTDLYKKTGASALPEERSSLNLVSEIDRLPSGNAGKAINIQPAGERTSKSEEIAGSKINQAKGALPEGFFDNKDADLRARGIKPVKPDIKDEYKEFEKLIQEDLQEVDDRFEEEEIDAAETIEEAESVEQKTYWEKVEMLKKKKLELQVARSVKRRKASDGVAKESIHEESSSEDDSDENFAVDWRAQHL; this is translated from the exons ATGGATGCGCAAGCGAGGAAAAAGGCAGTGTATCGTGCTAAATTGAACGCAAAGAAGAAAGACAAGCGCATAGATTCTCCTCTTGTAAG GTACAATGAGCTTGAGCAGCCTGTCTGTAGGGTTTGTGACCTCGTTTTGAAATCTGAATCCCATTGGGATGCCCACCAAGTTTCTCGTAAACATCATGAG GCAATAAATACCATCAAGGCTAATGCAGCTGGACTAACCCGGGTTAACAATGTGAAAGCTGAGCCCCATAAAGAGTTGATTAAACCTAAATCTACAGAGTTGCTTAGTGTTAAACCTGAAAGCTCACCAGAAGTGCCCAAAAATCAGTCATCATCATCTGTGCTCCctccaaatttttttgacaaCAATGAGATGAAAAAGCTAAAAACCG GAAAGGATTCGCTCAAGTCAGTGCAGACTGATTTATACAAAAAGACTGGGGCTTCTGCTCTACCAGAGGAGAGGAGTTCTTTAAACTTGGTGAGTGAAATAGATAGACTGCCTAGTGGTAATGCTGGAAAGGCAATAAATATCCAGCCTGCTGGGGAGCGTACATCAAAGTCAGAAGAGATTGCTGGTTctaaaatcaatcaagcaaAGGGAGCTCTACCTGAAGGCTTCTTTGATAACAAGGATGCTGACTTGCGTGCACGTGGCATAAAGCCTGTTAAGCCAGACATCAA AGATGAGTACAAGGAATTTGAAAAGTTGATTCAAGAGGACTTGCAGGAGGTGGATGACCGTTTTGAGGAAGAGGAG ATTGATGCTGCTGAAACGATAGAAGAGGCTGAATCTGTCGAGCAGAA AACCTATTGGGAGAAAGTGGAaatgttgaagaagaagaaattggaACTGCAGGTTGCCAGGTCTGTCAAACGTAGAAAAGCTTCTGATGGTGTTGCCAAGGAGTCCATCCATGAAGAATCATCCAGTGAGGACGACAGTGATGAGAATTTTGCAGTTGATTGGAGAGCCCAACACTTGTGA
- the LOC115970725 gene encoding mechanosensitive ion channel protein 10-like, with the protein MKPAEIEGANSHDEVVLVLDQQNPRAPSMAAELNKDQFAPEEKTQNQKSLRSLSFSKPKSRLAEFRTKIAAESWVIEPHKFEDDNSSTDNDDDDDEWSEKVEEDDGETRRSERYKMKKTRKVQWRLIVEWVLFIIIMACLMCSLTVTSLKNELIWGWEVWKWCIMVMVTFSGRLVSGWVMGFAVFLIERNFMLKERVLYFVYGLRKSVQNCVWLGLVLLAWTLMFNNKVQKENRILKKFFQALVAVLLGATIWLLKIIMVKILASSFHVTTYFDRMKESVFHHYILETLSGPPLMDDEHEEINQVHRNMYKLKKLGSRKIDMEKLRKLNMQKRASTWSVKRLINYVRYTRLSTISKTVDDFGKAEDEINSEWEARNCARRIFKNVAKPGAKYIEEDDLMRFLKRVEIHTIFPLFEGSLETGRISKSSFKNWVVRAYFERKSLAHSLNDTKTAVQQLHKLASSVVIVIIIVVSLLVMELATTKIIFFVITQLVLFSVAFHNTCKTIFESIIFVFIMHPFDIGDRCVIDGIQMIVEEMNILTTVFLRYDNEKIYYPNSLLLTKPISNFYRSPEMSDCIDFSIDLSTSMEIIISLKKAIQAYIESKPKYWNPKHSVTVKEIENVHKLKMCLCVQHTINHQNYGERNNRITELLLELKRIFETLGIKYHLLPREILLTKMNIENGRMLQQS; encoded by the exons ATGAAGCCAGCAGAGATTGAAGGAGCAAACTCACATGATGAAGTTGTTCTCGTCCTAGACCAACAAAATCCTAGAGCTCCATCTATGGCTGCTGAGCTCAATAAGGACCAGTTTGCACCAGAAGAAAAGACTCAAAACCAGAAATCCCTACGCAGTCTTAGCTTCTCCAAACCAAAGTCTAGATTGGCAGAGTTCAGAACAAAAATCGCAGCTGAATCTTGGGTCATTGAACCCCATAAGTTTGAAGATGACAATTCATCCAcagacaatgatgatgatgatgatgaatgGAGCGAAAAAgttgaggaagatgatggagaAACAAGACGATCAGAAAGGTACAAAATGAAGAAGACCCGAAAAGTTCAATGGAGACTCATTGTGGAATGGGTTTTATTTATCATCATAATGGCTTGCCTAATGTGTTCCCTCACAGTTACTTCCTTGAAAAACGAACTTATATGGGGTTGGGAAGTCTGGAAGTGGTGCATAATGGTAATGGTTACCTTCAGTGGCCGCTTGGTTTCAGGTTGGGTGATGGGTTTTGCAGTGTTCTTAATCGAGAGGAACTTCATGCTCAAAGAAAGAGTGCTATACTTCGTTTATGGACTTAGAAAGAGTGTCCAAAACTGTGTCTGGTTAGGCCTTGTTTTGCTTGCATGGACCTTAATGTTTAACAATAAAGTCCAGAAGGAAAATAGAATACTGAAAAAGTTTTTCCAGGCATTGGTGGCCGTACTATTAGGCGCAACTATTTGGCTTCTCAAGATTATCATGGTCAAAATTCTGGCCTCATCATTTCATGTCACAACCTACTTTGACAGGATGAAAGAAAGTGTTTTCCACCATTACATACTGGAAACACTTTCAGGTCCTCCTTTGATGGACGATGAGCATGAAGAGATCAATCAAGTCCATCGAAACATGTACAAGTTGAAGAAGTTGGGGTCTAGGAAAATTGATATGGAGAAGCTGAGGAAGCTGAACATGCAAAAGAGAGCTTCCACATGGAGTGTGAAGAGGCTTATTAACTATGTGAGGTACACTAGATTATCTACAATTTCAAAGACTGTTGATGACTTTGGCAAGGCTGAGGATGAAATTAACAGCGAGTGGGAGGCTCGGAATTGTGCTCGAAGGATTTTCAAGAACGTAGCCAAACCGGGTGCCAA GTATATTGAAGAGGATGATCTAATGAGATTTTTGAAGAGAGTTGAGATTCATACAATTTTTCCACTCTTTGAGGGATCGCTTGAGACCGGAAGGATTTCCAAGTCTTCATTTAAAAATTGGGTG GTTCGAGCTTACTTTGAACGAAAATCTCTAGCACATTCATTGAATGATACCAAGACAGCAGTACAACAACTTCATAAGTTAGCAAGCTCAGTTGTTATTGTGATAATTATTGTGGTGTCCCTACTAGTGATGGAATTGGCGACAACCAAAATAATCTTTTTCGTAATAACCCAGCTAGTTCTCTTCAGTGTCGCATTCCATAATACCTGCAAGACTATTTTTGAATCTATCATCTTCGTCTTCATTATGCATCCTTTTGATATAGGAGATCGCTGTGTCATCGATGGTATTCAG ATGATTGTGGAAGAGATGAACATTTTGACAACTGTTTTTCTTCGATATGATAATGAGAAAATCTACTACCCCAACTCACTTTTGCTCACAAAGCCAATAAGTAACTTTTACAGAAGTCCAGAGATGAGTGATTGCATTGATTTTAGCATTGATCTCTCAACATCAATGGAGATTATCATTTCACTTAAGAAGGCCATACAAGC ATACATCGAGAGCAAGCCAAAGTATTGGAATCCAAAACACTCTGTAACAGTGAAAGAAATAGAGAATGTGCACAAATTAAAAATGTGTTTATGCGTCCAACACACCATCAACCATCAAAACTATGGTGAACGAAACAATCGGATTACAGAGCTTTTATTGGAGTTGAAGAGGATCTTTGAGACACTTGGCATTAAGTATCATCTTCTTCCTCGGGAGATTCTTCTCACAAAAATGAACATTGAGAATGGGAGGATGCTACAACAATCTTAA